The DNA segment TGTTCGCGTACGGCACCGAGTCCTGCCCGCCCGCCAACATGGTCACCGGCCCCGGCAACATCTGGGTCGCCGCCGCCAAGCGCTACTTCACCGGCAAGATCGGCATCGACGCCGAGGCGGGCCCGACCGAGATCGCGGTCCTCGCGGACTCCACCGCGGACCCGGTGCACGTCGCCTCCGACCTGATCAGCCAGGCCGAGCACGACCCGCTCGCCGCCGCCGTCCTCGTCACCGACTCCGTGGAGCTGGCGGACGCGGTCGAGAAGGAGCTGGAGCCGCAGGTCGCGGCCACGAAGCACATCGACGACCGGATCGTCCCGGCCCTGAAGGGCAGGCAGTCCGCGATCGTCCTGGTCGACGGCGTCGACGAGGGCCTCAAGGTCGTCGACGCGTACGGCGCCGAGCACCTGGAGATCCAGACGGCCGACGCGGCCGCCGTGGCCGACCGGGTGCGCAACGCCGGCGCGATCTTCATCGGCCCGTGGGCCCCGGTCTCGCTCGGCGACTACGCCGCCGGATCCAACCACGTGCTGCCCACCGGCGGCTGTGCCTGCCACTCCTCGGGCCTGTCCGTCCAGTCCTTCCTGCGCGGCATCCACATCGTCGACTACACGAAGGACGCGCTGGCGGAGGTCGCGCAGCACGTGGTCACGCTGGCGGAGGCGGAGGACCTGCCGGCGCACGGCGCGGCGATCAAGGCCAGGTTTGTCGGAGACGAACAAATGTCGCGTGGCTGGAAGGTACCCGAGAGCAAGTGAGCGACGTACGCATCGACGATCTCCCCGTGCGGGACGAGCTGCGCGGCAAGTCCCCTTACGGCGCGCCCCAGCTGGACGTCCCCGTACGGCTGAACACCAACGAGAACCCCTACCCCCTGCCCGAGCCGCTGGTCGAGCGGATCGCCGAGCGGGTGCGTGAGGCGGCCCGGAACCTCAACCGCTACCCGGACCGGGACGCCGTGGAGCTGCGCACGCAGCTCGCGAAGTACCTGACGGACACCTCCGGCTACGAGGTCGCCCTGGCCAACGTGTGGGCGGCCAACGGCTCCAACGAGGTCATCCAGCAGCTGCTGCAGACCTTCGGCGGACCGGGCCGTACGGCGATCGGCTTCGAGCCGTCGTACTCGATGCACGGCCTCATCTCGCGCGGCACCGGCACCGGCTGGATCTCCGGCCCCCGCAACGACGACTTCACGATCGACGTCACGGCCGCCGAGAAGGCGATCGCCGAGCACCGGCCCGACGTCGTCTTCATCACCACCCCCAACAACCCCACGGGCAACGCGGTCCCGCGCGAGACGGTCCTGGCGCTGTACGACGCCGCGCAGGCCGCCAAGCCGTCGATGGTCGTCGTCGACGAGGCGTACGTCGAGTTCAGCCACGGCGACTCGCTGCTGCCGCTGCTCGAAGGTCGGCCGAATCTCGTCGTCTCCCGGACGATGTCGAAGGCCTTCGGCGCCGCCGGCCTGCGCCTGGGCTATCTCGCGGCGCACCCGGCGGTCGTGGACGCCGTCCAGCTCGTACGCTTGCCGTATCACCTGTCGGCCGTCACCCAGGCGACCGCGCTGGCCGCCCTGGAGCACACCGACATGCTGCTCAAGTACGTCGAGCAGCTGAAGGCCGAGCGGGACCGGTTGGTCACCGAGCTGAGGGCGGCCGGCTACGAGGTCGTCGAGTCGGACGCGAACTTCGTGCAGTTCGGGCGATTCGACGACGCGGGCGGCTCGCA comes from the Streptomyces sp. NBC_00443 genome and includes:
- the hisD gene encoding histidinol dehydrogenase; this encodes MISRIDLRGDALPEGPALRDLLPRADFDVSAALEKVRPICEAVHHRGDAALIDFAEKFDGVRLDQVRVPAEALEKALAELDPAVRAALEESIRRARLVHREQRRTTHTTQVVPGGSVTEKWVPVDRVGLYAPGGRSVYPSSVIMNVVPAQEAGVESIALASPAQAEFGGLPHPTILAACALLGVDEVYAAGGATAVAMFAYGTESCPPANMVTGPGNIWVAAAKRYFTGKIGIDAEAGPTEIAVLADSTADPVHVASDLISQAEHDPLAAAVLVTDSVELADAVEKELEPQVAATKHIDDRIVPALKGRQSAIVLVDGVDEGLKVVDAYGAEHLEIQTADAAAVADRVRNAGAIFIGPWAPVSLGDYAAGSNHVLPTGGCACHSSGLSVQSFLRGIHIVDYTKDALAEVAQHVVTLAEAEDLPAHGAAIKARFVGDEQMSRGWKVPESK